From one Streptococcus oralis genomic stretch:
- a CDS encoding ADP-ribosylglycohydrolase: MLGAIIGDIVGSVYEWNNIKTKDFPLFRKDCFFTDDTVSPNH; encoded by the coding sequence ATGCTAGGAGCAATTATTGGAGATATTGTAGGTTCAGTTTACGAATGGAATAATATCAAAACGAAAGACTTTCCATTATTTCGGAAGGATTGTTTTTTCACGGATGATACGGTAAGTCCGAACCACTGA
- a CDS encoding SAP domain-containing protein, translating to MIESRPGFDKITSFDEFNKYYWYRDELSQICKSLGLEYRGTKQELNDIIEQYFKGNLIKKSSIKSKKKQVEVVTLDTPLLECGFAFNAHFREYFSTLTGVSPFKFTADMATAWRKVKREHDLSFTIQDMLKVYYGDSDYAKYDHSVCQWNQFLKDFCADENSGNYSNKLKVASILWKEVRDSKKEKVYSKKLLTKYADKIKEYDK from the coding sequence TTGATAGAGAGTAGACCTGGGTTTGATAAAATCACATCCTTTGATGAATTTAATAAATACTATTGGTATCGTGATGAACTTTCACAGATATGCAAGTCATTAGGGCTTGAATATAGAGGTACAAAACAGGAACTCAATGATATTATTGAGCAGTACTTCAAGGGGAATTTGATTAAAAAATCATCAATAAAAAGCAAGAAGAAACAAGTAGAAGTCGTTACTTTAGATACGCCCTTACTTGAATGTGGATTCGCCTTTAATGCACACTTTAGAGAATATTTCTCAACTCTAACAGGTGTTTCGCCCTTTAAATTTACTGCTGATATGGCCACTGCCTGGAGAAAAGTCAAAAGAGAACATGATTTGAGTTTTACAATCCAAGATATGCTAAAAGTTTATTATGGAGATTCAGATTATGCCAAGTATGACCATTCGGTTTGTCAATGGAATCAATTTTTAAAGGATTTCTGTGCAGACGAAAATAGTGGCAACTACTCGAACAAACTAAAAGTAGCTTCTATTCTTTGGAAAGAAGTTCGAGACTCAAAGAAAGAAAAAGTTTATTCAAAAAAACTTTTGACTAAATATGCAGATAAAATAAAAGAGTATGACAAATAG
- a CDS encoding DUF7668 domain-containing protein, producing the protein MGIFDDFEYKENYLDEEKVIEILKKILRAIHLNNYRDILDCVDGSEVDDVRELLEYIDDSLQLNDFDKIDEYGVDCNFHPNYEYSQLQVYEFNDQTGFVVEYEMTSDSELVDLTLQLEFLYNNDGYKITSIDVDPG; encoded by the coding sequence ATGGGAATATTCGATGATTTTGAGTACAAAGAAAACTACCTAGATGAAGAAAAAGTAATTGAAATACTTAAAAAGATTTTAAGAGCAATTCATCTAAATAATTATAGAGATATTTTGGATTGTGTTGATGGTTCAGAAGTTGATGATGTAAGAGAGTTACTTGAATATATTGACGATTCATTACAATTAAATGATTTTGATAAAATTGATGAATATGGTGTAGATTGTAATTTCCATCCGAATTATGAGTACTCCCAACTACAAGTTTATGAATTTAATGATCAAACTGGCTTTGTTGTTGAATATGAGATGACCTCCGATTCTGAATTAGTAGATTTAACCCTACAATTAGAATTTTTATACAATAATGATGGTTACAAAATAACTTCTATAGATGTCGATCCTGGATAA
- a CDS encoding DUF5960 family protein, with protein MNQLEFQRNHLQMDYYSESYQDFERDFYRYSNMNIPLTFLTDDILKTMATSRKNYFVLNKEKSRDNRDHFFIFEVSTVDENPLIYHYTYKKTTIYLAEK; from the coding sequence ATGAATCAGCTTGAGTTTCAGCGTAATCACCTACAAATGGACTATTATAGCGAGAGCTACCAAGATTTTGAACGTGACTTCTACCGCTACTCTAACATGAATATTCCATTGACCTTCCTAACTGATGATATCCTAAAAACAATGGCGACTTCACGTAAGAATTACTTTGTCCTCAATAAGGAAAAGTCCAGAGATAACCGCGATCACTTCTTCATATTTGAAGTAAGTACCGTAGATGAGAATCCGCTAATCTATCATTATACATATAAGAAAACTACAATATATTTAGCAGAAAAATAG
- a CDS encoding Type 1 glutamine amidotransferase-like domain-containing protein: protein MKEQIFLMGGNPPITKYSIVDKIVSSRKIERIVIFTVFRDNWQPYMKKYTEVFQSQFPNLNTDYLLLDTEQIDFDSYLDADLIIIGGGNTEKYIATYVNQEFKNYIDHMLNKGAKVIGFSAGVLLLGEKVYVSPNDNSDHQIKIKNGLGLFSQFLISVHYDSWNDKANKDRAEELVSVPIIPLNDHSCLELDRLGNIIEKID from the coding sequence TTGAAAGAACAAATATTTTTGATGGGTGGGAATCCCCCAATAACGAAATATAGCATTGTTGATAAAATTGTGTCATCAAGAAAGATTGAAAGAATTGTCATTTTTACAGTTTTTCGAGATAATTGGCAACCCTATATGAAAAAGTACACGGAAGTTTTCCAAAGTCAATTTCCTAATCTAAACACTGATTACTTACTTTTGGACACTGAGCAGATTGATTTTGATAGCTATTTAGATGCTGATCTAATCATCATTGGTGGAGGAAATACGGAAAAATATATAGCTACTTATGTCAATCAGGAGTTCAAAAATTATATCGATCATATGCTTAATAAAGGGGCAAAAGTTATAGGGTTTTCTGCAGGAGTCCTATTATTAGGAGAAAAAGTCTATGTCTCACCTAATGATAATTCAGATCATCAGATAAAGATAAAAAATGGATTAGGACTCTTTAGTCAGTTTTTAATTAGTGTCCATTATGATTCCTGGAATGATAAAGCTAATAAGGATAGAGCAGAAGAACTCGTCAGTGTTCCCATAATTCCACTAAATGATCATTCCTGTCTTGAATTGGATAGACTTGGAAACATTATTGAGAAAATTGACTAG
- a CDS encoding alpha/beta fold hydrolase — protein sequence MKFHEFGDKNLPPILLIHGGGSSWWNYLRQARILSEEYRIILPTLNGHGEEYQLDYVSTEDSALEILDYIKANCGGKLFAIGGVSLGGQIAMELLSLDSEIAEKAIIDGSLCIPQPRLAKISIFLVSLFGKLMFNKFSCKLQLSMMNKLYPKLAYPEEIKDYYLEDLPRTPIKTLVTIYKNYMGCYKLKDMISASKAQVLYIYGEKELNCVKESAKLFHQLHSNTILYEAKGYNHGYLSAYLPYEWIDLVVPFLKSDSLEMCNESDMP from the coding sequence ATGAAATTCCATGAATTTGGTGATAAGAATTTGCCTCCTATTTTACTGATACATGGTGGTGGCAGTTCTTGGTGGAATTATCTTCGTCAAGCACGAATCCTGTCAGAAGAATACCGTATTATTCTACCCACTTTGAATGGCCACGGCGAGGAATATCAACTTGATTATGTTTCTACTGAAGATTCTGCTTTGGAGATTCTAGACTATATCAAAGCAAACTGTGGTGGGAAATTGTTTGCAATCGGTGGTGTTTCACTTGGTGGTCAAATTGCCATGGAGCTTTTATCTTTAGACAGTGAAATTGCTGAGAAGGCCATCATAGATGGAAGCCTTTGTATTCCTCAACCAAGGTTAGCTAAAATCAGCATCTTTCTAGTGTCTCTATTTGGTAAACTGATGTTCAATAAATTCTCTTGCAAACTTCAGTTAAGCATGATGAACAAACTCTATCCTAAACTGGCTTATCCAGAGGAAATAAAAGATTATTATTTGGAGGATTTGCCAAGGACGCCTATCAAAACATTGGTGACCATTTACAAAAACTATATGGGATGTTACAAGCTGAAAGATATGATTTCTGCTAGCAAGGCTCAGGTTCTGTATATCTATGGTGAAAAAGAATTGAACTGTGTGAAAGAATCAGCGAAATTATTTCATCAGCTACATTCAAACACAATTTTGTATGAAGCAAAGGGCTATAACCACGGTTATTTATCAGCTTACCTGCCTTATGAGTGGATTGATTTGGTGGTGCCATTTTTAAAGAGTGACTCATTAGAAATGTGTAACGAATCTGATATGCCATAA
- a CDS encoding DinB/UmuC family translesion DNA polymerase, which translates to MKQEKNTVQFSEIRSKGCNDIEMLERFLHGIVETATSKLRQRKLKTTEISIRLVHAKSENRLPLEFTFSIKPTSSSVIIYTEVINRFKECYTGGGIQGFTIQFDKNTLASA; encoded by the coding sequence ATGAAACAAGAAAAAAATACAGTACAATTTTCAGAAATCCGTAGCAAAGGATGTAATGATATTGAAATGCTTGAAAGATTTTTACATGGAATCGTTGAAACAGCAACTTCAAAACTTCGTCAGAGAAAACTCAAAACAACTGAAATATCGATACGACTAGTACATGCTAAATCTGAAAACCGATTACCATTGGAATTTACATTTAGCATTAAGCCAACAAGCTCATCTGTGATAATCTATACTGAGGTAATCAATCGCTTTAAAGAATGTTACACAGGTGGGGGAATTCAAGGTTTTACGATTCAATTTGATAAAAATACCCTTGCCTCTGCATAG
- a CDS encoding TMEM175 family protein, producing MEKERLGAFIDAVLAIVMTILVLELEKPKTFDLQGLWELRTNFLAYGISFFWLGAMWVNIHSSSHLIKKVSQKTVWATIIMLFFSSLFPYTTQLIATHFDNGSMQAFYGVIVLLISFSVLWYYRTLDEVNDIAEMHALRRGRKRWIRWDIGIKMLGLILSLTIFPAGVGLSVLVTLLFIVIPRQFKV from the coding sequence ATGGAAAAGGAACGTTTGGGAGCCTTTATTGACGCTGTGTTAGCCATCGTTATGACTATCTTGGTTTTGGAGCTGGAAAAGCCAAAAACCTTTGATTTGCAAGGACTATGGGAGCTTAGAACAAATTTTCTTGCCTACGGTATTTCTTTCTTTTGGCTGGGAGCTATGTGGGTCAATATCCATTCTTCTTCGCATCTCATTAAAAAAGTTAGCCAAAAAACAGTCTGGGCAACCATTATTATGCTCTTTTTCTCCTCCCTTTTTCCCTATACCACTCAGCTCATAGCAACCCATTTCGACAATGGTAGTATGCAAGCATTCTATGGGGTAATCGTTCTACTCATTAGCTTTTCAGTATTATGGTATTACCGTACCTTGGATGAAGTGAATGATATAGCTGAGATGCATGCGTTAAGACGAGGACGAAAGCGTTGGATACGATGGGATATTGGTATTAAAATGTTAGGGCTTATCTTATCTCTGACAATCTTCCCAGCAGGAGTAGGACTGTCAGTCCTAGTAACACTTTTATTTATTGTTATCCCGAGACAATTTAAAGTCTAA
- a CDS encoding DUF443 family protein, with amino-acid sequence MKVKFKETNKVFFKIVEVEGEKYILDLTTVRPKSYFWGSLPDEITAKMQKLDKRDMRFESVAPTMSKSIGITIGTAIGGSGYRLVTNFFRNNGISHNLPLKIGLYGLFISLAYLAFWFIAIRARHSVQKRLENNVTNYKITFKPVGNKRQLKHYKLLPFILVPTLGCFAFYLYTVNGTEGALLVINSILLLGFFTVILGMSPLRESVEKQEIIFDRIEKL; translated from the coding sequence ATGAAGGTAAAATTTAAAGAAACGAATAAAGTATTTTTCAAAATAGTAGAAGTAGAGGGAGAAAAGTATATTCTAGATTTGACGACTGTTAGACCAAAATCCTATTTCTGGGGTTCTCTTCCCGATGAAATTACTGCAAAAATGCAAAAGTTAGATAAAAGAGATATGCGTTTTGAGAGTGTAGCTCCAACTATGAGTAAATCAATTGGGATTACAATTGGTACAGCAATAGGGGGATCTGGCTATCGGCTTGTGACAAATTTTTTTAGAAACAATGGGATTAGTCATAACCTTCCTTTAAAGATAGGCTTATATGGCCTATTCATTTCCCTAGCTTATCTTGCTTTCTGGTTCATTGCCATAAGAGCTCGTCATAGCGTCCAAAAAAGACTTGAGAATAACGTTACAAATTATAAAATAACCTTTAAACCAGTTGGAAATAAACGTCAATTAAAACATTACAAACTTCTTCCTTTTATCCTTGTTCCGACTCTTGGATGTTTTGCATTTTATCTATATACTGTTAATGGAACAGAGGGAGCCTTACTTGTTATTAATAGTATTCTATTATTGGGATTTTTTACAGTGATTTTAGGCATGTCACCACTCCGAGAAAGTGTCGAAAAGCAAGAGATTATTTTTGATAGAATAGAGAAGTTATAA
- the mef(A) gene encoding macrolide efflux MFS transporter Mef(A): protein MEKYNNWKRKFYAIWAGQAVSLITSAILQMAIIFYLTEKTGSAMVLSMASLVGFLPYAILGPAIGVLVDRHDRKKIMIGADLIIAAAGAVLAIVAFCMELPVWMIMIVLFIRSIGTAFHTPALNAVTPLLVPEEQLTKCAGYSQSLQSISYIVSPAVAALLYSVWDLNAIIAIDVLGAVIASITVAIVRIPKLGNQVQSLEPNFIREMKEGVVVLRQNKGLFALLLLGTLYTFVYMPINALFPLISMEHFNGTPVHISITEISFAFGMLAGGLLLGRLGGFEKHVLLITSSFFIMGTSLAVSGILPPNGFVIFVVCCAIMGLSVPFYSGVQTALFQEKIKPEYLGRVFSLIGSIMSLAMPIGLILSGFFADKIGVNHWFLLSGILIIGIAIVCQMITEVRKLDLK, encoded by the coding sequence TTTTTTACCTTACAGAAAAAACAGGATCTGCGATGGTCTTGTCTATGGCTTCATTAGTAGGTTTTTTACCCTATGCGATTTTGGGACCTGCCATTGGTGTGCTAGTGGATCGTCATGATAGGAAGAAGATAATGATTGGTGCCGATTTAATTATCGCAGCAGCTGGTGCAGTGCTTGCTATTGTTGCATTCTGTATGGAGCTACCTGTCTGGATGATTATGATAGTATTGTTTATCCGTAGCATTGGAACAGCTTTTCATACCCCAGCACTCAATGCGGTTACACCACTTTTAGTACCAGAAGAACAGCTAACGAAATGCGCAGGCTATAGTCAGTCTTTGCAGTCTATAAGCTATATTGTTAGTCCGGCAGTTGCAGCACTCTTATACTCCGTTTGGGATTTAAATGCTATTATTGCCATCGACGTATTGGGTGCTGTGATTGCATCTATTACGGTAGCAATTGTACGTATACCTAAGCTGGGTAATCAAGTGCAAAGTTTAGAACCAAATTTCATAAGGGAGATGAAAGAAGGAGTTGTGGTTCTGAGACAAAACAAAGGATTGTTTGCCTTATTACTCTTAGGAACACTATATACTTTTGTTTATATGCCAATCAATGCACTATTTCCTTTAATAAGCATGGAACACTTTAATGGAACGCCTGTGCATATTTCTATTACGGAAATTTCCTTTGCATTTGGGATGCTAGCAGGAGGCTTATTATTAGGAAGATTAGGGGGCTTCGAAAAGCATGTATTACTAATAACAAGTTCATTTTTTATAATGGGGACCAGTTTAGCCGTTTCGGGAATACTTCCTCCAAATGGATTTGTAATATTCGTAGTTTGCTGTGCAATAATGGGGCTTTCGGTGCCATTTTATAGCGGTGTGCAAACAGCTCTTTTTCAGGAGAAAATTAAGCCTGAATATTTAGGACGTGTATTTTCTTTGATCGGAAGTATCATGTCACTTGCTATGCCAATTGGGTTAATTCTTTCTGGATTCTTTGCTGATAAAATCGGTGTAAATCATTGGTTTTTACTATCAGGTATTTTAATTATTGGCATTGCTATAGTTTGCCAAATGATAACTGAGGTTAGAAAATTAGATTTAAAATAA
- a CDS encoding CPBP family intramembrane glutamic endopeptidase, translating into MTEIDKRNLKNYLCFTFGITYISWGLLAIFTQSYILGLETFIGRILHIVGALGPAIASGFYLKSNNIKFKHFLFNRIENSSIYFIYHMLAILILFSVSSLELNGVSIYLMPLFFIQLIFLGGGHEELGWRGILQPLLDKKYTYWQSNLIVGSIWGIWHLPLWFIVGESHQGFPFILFFIYTLFLSFVLGLLYRQTKSVGYCVLFHAFANLLNLYFVLKINLIFIIIFIGYLIYTILASNRISKETTF; encoded by the coding sequence ATGACAGAAATTGATAAAAGGAACTTAAAAAATTATCTTTGTTTTACATTTGGAATTACTTATATATCTTGGGGGCTTCTTGCCATATTTACACAATCTTATATTTTGGGATTAGAGACATTTATAGGAAGAATATTACATATAGTTGGTGCACTTGGACCAGCTATTGCAAGTGGCTTTTATTTAAAAAGTAATAATATAAAATTTAAACATTTTTTATTTAATAGGATAGAAAATAGTAGTATTTATTTCATTTATCATATGTTAGCAATTTTGATACTATTTTCTGTATCTTCCTTAGAATTAAACGGAGTATCCATTTATCTGATGCCGTTATTCTTTATACAACTAATTTTTTTGGGTGGTGGACATGAAGAATTAGGATGGAGAGGAATATTACAACCATTACTTGATAAAAAATATACTTATTGGCAATCTAATTTGATTGTAGGATCAATTTGGGGAATATGGCATCTGCCTTTATGGTTTATAGTTGGAGAAAGTCATCAAGGATTTCCTTTTATTTTATTTTTTATATATACATTATTTTTAAGTTTTGTTTTAGGGCTTCTTTACCGTCAAACGAAATCTGTGGGATACTGTGTATTATTTCATGCATTCGCAAATTTGTTAAATCTCTATTTTGTGCTAAAAATTAATCTTATTTTTATTATCATTTTTATTGGTTATTTGATTTATACTATATTGGCGAGTAATAGAATTAGTAAGGAAACAACATTTTAA
- a CDS encoding DUF6892 domain-containing protein has product MFNFFKKKDPKNLEINFHDNSMVMNGTSLSFPLSLKDIEAVLGKPDQVVKKESKYIKYVYDNAGIVFEHSSSIRNHLKKCRVYIDDEHLLSTISFYYGDVVKPMFGEEELPKMPCQAVVSTDGKPPYFLYDRHRTGDFNFILWTPHGTNFNGRPDVMRYPLTISYYPEIKHERQKSNPKVVQEKYLHFDNLNFKLAIIQVLMYDLDILKPAFDIFDFSEEFSELDIDTESTELVEPALEYFKNLQISQKYASLVKEIDMDGGNEIFMNLIPQWDGEDSTFDLNEVSLVELKQFPNLKQATIMSSNFEQVKETFAKAGVDVELV; this is encoded by the coding sequence ATGTTTAATTTTTTTAAAAAGAAAGATCCTAAAAACCTCGAAATCAATTTTCATGACAATTCAATGGTAATGAACGGAACCAGCTTGTCTTTTCCTTTATCTTTGAAAGATATTGAGGCCGTGTTAGGAAAGCCTGATCAGGTTGTCAAAAAAGAAAGTAAATACATAAAGTACGTTTACGACAATGCTGGTATTGTATTTGAACATTCGTCTTCTATCCGGAATCATTTAAAGAAATGCAGGGTCTATATTGATGATGAGCATCTACTTTCTACAATCAGTTTCTACTATGGTGATGTTGTAAAACCTATGTTTGGAGAAGAAGAATTACCCAAGATGCCTTGTCAAGCCGTAGTATCCACTGATGGGAAGCCTCCCTATTTTCTTTATGATAGACACAGAACTGGGGATTTCAATTTTATTTTATGGACCCCTCATGGAACCAATTTTAATGGAAGACCAGATGTAATGAGATATCCACTCACCATTTCTTACTATCCAGAAATCAAGCATGAACGTCAAAAATCAAATCCAAAAGTTGTTCAAGAAAAATATCTTCATTTTGATAATCTGAATTTTAAACTAGCTATTATCCAAGTATTGATGTATGATTTAGATATTTTAAAGCCAGCTTTTGATATTTTTGATTTTTCAGAGGAATTTAGCGAGTTGGATATTGATACAGAAAGTACAGAACTTGTAGAGCCTGCCTTAGAATACTTTAAAAATCTTCAGATTTCACAGAAGTATGCAAGTCTTGTAAAAGAGATTGATATGGATGGCGGTAATGAAATTTTTATGAATCTGATTCCTCAGTGGGATGGTGAGGATAGTACTTTTGATTTGAATGAGGTTAGTTTGGTTGAATTAAAGCAGTTCCCAAATTTAAAACAAGCGACAATCATGTCAAGTAATTTTGAACAAGTTAAGGAAACTTTTGCTAAAGCTGGAGTCGACGTAGAACTAGTGTAA
- a CDS encoding diacylglycerol/lipid kinase family protein — protein MKKVMLIINPTSGGEKALDYKEKLENKAKEYFEHVETKITEKALDATHFAEEASREQYDAVVVFGGDGTVNEVISGIAERDYIPKLGIIPGGTGNLITKLLEINQDIDDAIDELDFNLTNKIDIGKANDNYFGYIFSIGSLPEAIHNVEIEDKTKFGIFAYAVNTMKSVMTDQVFNINVETENGNYVGEASHVLVLLTNYFADKKIFEEDKDGYANILILKDASIFSKLSVIPDLLKGDVVGNDNIEYIRARNIKISSDSELESDVDGDKSDNLPVEIKVLAQRVEVFSKPKE, from the coding sequence ATAAAAAAAGTAATGTTAATTATCAACCCTACCTCTGGTGGGGAAAAGGCTTTGGATTACAAAGAAAAGCTGGAGAATAAAGCAAAAGAATATTTTGAGCATGTGGAAACCAAAATTACCGAAAAAGCGTTAGACGCAACACACTTTGCTGAGGAAGCGTCTCGTGAGCAGTATGATGCAGTGGTTGTGTTTGGAGGGGACGGGACTGTCAATGAAGTTATTTCAGGTATTGCTGAGAGAGACTACATTCCGAAGTTAGGGATTATCCCTGGCGGTACTGGTAACCTCATTACGAAACTGTTGGAAATCAATCAAGACATTGATGACGCGATAGATGAACTCGATTTTAATTTAACCAACAAGATTGATATAGGTAAAGCAAATGATAACTATTTTGGTTATATCTTTAGTATCGGTTCTCTGCCTGAGGCGATTCACAATGTGGAGATTGAGGACAAGACAAAATTCGGTATTTTTGCCTATGCTGTAAATACCATGAAGTCTGTCATGACGGATCAGGTCTTTAATATTAATGTCGAGACAGAAAATGGAAATTATGTTGGTGAAGCTAGTCATGTTTTGGTTCTCTTGACAAATTACTTCGCTGATAAGAAAATCTTTGAAGAAGACAAGGATGGCTATGCCAATATTTTGATTCTAAAAGATGCTTCTATATTCTCTAAATTATCCGTCATTCCTGATTTACTAAAAGGAGATGTTGTCGGCAATGATAATATTGAGTATATCAGAGCGCGTAATATTAAGATCTCTTCAGATAGTGAATTGGAGTCAGATGTTGACGGCGATAAATCGGATAACCTACCTGTTGAAATCAAAGTCCTAGCTCAGCGAGTAGAAGTATTTTCAAAACCGAAAGAGTAG
- a CDS encoding phosphoribosylanthranilate isomerase yields MNSLLDEFRTICSHLNQVGITPTLMGSLGFEYRSNEEWQPSDIDIHVPGDPRGWEAPDHLRIYDWDKIMKVMKGLGYVLIDIHEHEFQKDGLSAEFGSINSLPDFAGVSESDIELIHLDDITFRVPNLEQFLSIYKASSQDSYRNDHNNNKDFKKIEWLEKHL; encoded by the coding sequence ATGAATTCTCTACTTGATGAATTTCGAACAATTTGTTCTCATTTAAACCAAGTCGGAATCACTCCGACGCTCATGGGGTCTTTGGGTTTTGAATACCGTTCAAATGAAGAATGGCAGCCATCTGACATTGACATTCATGTTCCTGGAGATCCTAGAGGATGGGAAGCACCTGATCATCTCCGGATTTATGACTGGGACAAGATAATGAAAGTGATGAAAGGCTTAGGCTACGTTTTAATAGATATTCATGAGCATGAATTCCAAAAGGATGGTCTGAGTGCTGAGTTTGGAAGTATCAATTCTTTACCTGATTTTGCAGGAGTTTCGGAATCGGATATAGAGTTGATTCATCTCGATGACATCACATTTCGTGTACCAAACCTAGAACAGTTTTTAAGTATTTACAAGGCTTCTTCCCAAGATTCTTATAGAAATGACCACAATAACAATAAGGATTTTAAAAAGATAGAGTGGCTGGAAAAACATTTGTAA
- the msr(D) gene encoding ABC-F type ribosomal protection protein Msr(D): MELILKAKDIRVEFKGRDVLDINELEVYDYDRIGLVGANGAGKSTLLRVLLGELTPPGCKMNRLGELAYIPQLDEVTLQEEKDFALVGKLGVEQLNIQTMSGGEETRLKIAQALSAQVHGILADEPTSHLDREGIDFLIGQLKYFTGALLVISHDRYFLDEIVDKIWELKDGKITEYWGNYSDYLRQKEEERKSQAAEYEQFIAERARLERAAEEKRKQARKIEQKAKGSSKKKSTEDGGRLAHQKSIGSKEKKMYNAAKTLEHRIAALGKVEAPEGIRRIRFRQSKALELHNPYPIVGAEINKVFGDKALFENASFQIPLGAKVALTGGNGIGKTTLIQMILNHEEGISISPKAKIGYFAQNGYKYNSNQNVMEFMQKDCDYNISEIRSVLASMGFKQNDIGKSLSVLSGGEIIKLLLAKMLMGRYNILIMDEPSNFLDIPSLEALEILMKEYTGTIVFITHDKRLLENVADVVYEIRDKKINLKH, translated from the coding sequence ATGGAATTAATATTAAAAGCAAAAGACATTCGTGTGGAATTCAAAGGACGCGATGTTTTAGATATAAATGAATTAGAAGTATATGATTATGACCGTATTGGTTTAGTAGGAGCAAATGGTGCTGGAAAAAGCACTTTACTCAGGGTACTTTTAGGAGAATTAACTCCCCCAGGATGTAAAATGAATCGTCTGGGTGAACTTGCCTATATTCCCCAGTTGGACGAAGTAACTCTGCAGGAGGAAAAAGATTTTGCACTTGTAGGCAAGCTAGGTGTTGAGCAATTAAATATACAGACTATGAGCGGTGGTGAAGAAACAAGGCTTAAAATAGCACAGGCCTTATCGGCACAGGTTCATGGTATTTTAGCGGATGAACCTACGAGCCATTTAGACCGTGAAGGAATTGATTTTCTAATAGGACAGCTAAAATATTTTACAGGTGCACTGTTAGTTATTAGCCATGACCGCTATTTTCTTGATGAAATAGTAGATAAAATATGGGAACTGAAAGATGGCAAAATCACTGAGTATTGGGGAAACTATTCTGATTATCTTCGTCAGAAAGAGGAAGAACGTAAGAGCCAAGCTGCAGAATACGAACAATTTATTGCGGAACGTGCCCGATTGGAAAGGGCTGCGGAGGAAAAGCGAAAACAGGCTCGTAAAATAGAACAGAAGGCAAAAGGTTCTTCAAAGAAAAAAAGTACTGAAGACGGAGGGCGTTTAGCTCATCAAAAATCAATAGGAAGTAAGGAAAAAAAGATGTATAATGCTGCTAAAACCCTAGAGCACAGGATTGCGGCCTTAGGAAAAGTAGAAGCTCCGGAAGGCATTCGCAGAATTCGTTTCAGGCAAAGTAAAGCATTGGAGCTCCATAATCCATACCCTATAGTCGGTGCAGAAATTAATAAAGTATTTGGGGATAAGGCTCTGTTTGAAAATGCATCTTTTCAAATTCCGTTAGGAGCAAAAGTGGCGTTAACTGGTGGTAATGGAATCGGAAAAACAACTTTAATCCAAATGATCTTAAACCATGAAGAAGGAATTTCTATTTCGCCTAAGGCAAAAATAGGTTACTTTGCACAGAATGGTTACAAGTACAACAGTAATCAGAATGTTATGGAGTTTATGCAGAAGGATTGTGACTACAATATATCAGAAATTCGTTCAGTGCTAGCATCTATGGGGTTCAAACAGAACGATATTGGAAAAAGTTTATCTGTTTTAAGCGGTGGAGAAATTATAAAATTGTTGCTTGCTAAAATGCTCATGGGTAGATATAACATCCTAATAATGGATGAACCCAGTAACTTCCTTGACATACCAAGTTTAGAGGCTTTGGAAATACTAATGAAGGAGTACACCGGAACTATCGTGTTTATCACCCACGATAAACGATTACTCGAAAATGTAGCAGATGTAGTTTATGAAATTAGAGATAAGAAAATAAATCTGAAACATTAA